In Cryptomeria japonica chromosome 5, Sugi_1.0, whole genome shotgun sequence, the genomic window TTTAAGTGAATCTGACAATCCATCTCTGAATATCACAATTTTATGTCTCTCTGAAATTTCAGTAACTAAAACTGCCAACTTTTCAAATTCAGAAATGTATTGCTCAACAGGTCCAGTTTTCTTAAGTTGAGTTAAATCTTTAAGATGAAGTTCAGGGTCTTTAGAATCAAATCTATCTATAAGTTTTTCAGTAAACTCAACATAACTATCAATCAGATTATGACCCAGAGTTACTtgcccatgatgccaccattcatgcgccaCACCTTCAAGATGTAATGCTGCATATTTGATTGCTTCATCTTCcaacataggatttaattgaaagtaTGTGTCTAATTTTTGCACCCAAGCCCGAGCAGTTGTTTTACccatagttgaaaatctcggactcgGCAAACCTAaattttggactcggactcggactcggactcgtgaaagactcgcgaaagactcggcaaagacttggcaaaaaaaaaaaccgtagttttacaaaaaaaacataaagaaattaatgcatttagagagcataagtgccataattgaaacattacacatgtcatatgatctacaaagtacaaacacgcaatatttgaaatttcatcattcatggcagcatattcaagtttcaactttcaactctaaaatgtataatggcagcataagtatataaatgttcacaaaattacatataatgatatgtccaagtccAACTGCAAATGTTgaaaacaacaatgtgaatgaacaaaccaaagagaagactacatcttcctctttgtatttttcctaatatagctcaatttttcaggccttgagctagaagtagtagcagtgggtgttgtggtatctaaatggtgagatgattcttcttcaaagtcaaagtcctcatcatcatcctcatcttcgtcctcatcttcatccaatcttgctccttctgcatcttgtgctgctcctctctcaatttctgcaatttcttcttcggtaaggaggacatcatcaccatcattttgttcattcatggtctaatcaccatatggatcaatttcatccaagtcaatggcctcatgtgaaacaccctccacctgcctaactcgaaggcgaaggttgtaccgaacaaatactagatcattgagctgcttttgtgacaatctatttctcttctttgtgtgaatgctctcaaagacactccaatttcgttcacacccagaagcactgcatggctgagacaaaacacggatagctatcttttgaagattaggcgtgccggcaccataattctcccaccataaatctacaaaaaacatttagaaatattagaattgagaaaaaaatgtaacaatcaagtttgtaggttttttcttgcactattgaactaagttactaaattttttacctggttgttgttttcctctcctatcaattgctagttgtgatgagaagagtctcccctctgcacttttgtagatcttgaacaatgaacatttccaaattcagaaatagatactagatagtcaaagtgtcaaactcaaattcaataatgaacatttccgaattcataaataaagatagagcaattgcaaatgtcaaatctcacctccaactcatcaagaaccttgtctctcaactcaggatcaggtgtcatcttatcaatgcatgtaataacacctgccatgacctcctcatcagccctaaatgaatcagagaagtagaatttcaGGTTCAAAAAGTAGGTGAAGGCATGTATCAATTGGTGGAGctggtttgtccacctacgatcaatgatgcgccaaaggatttcacattttcttgtatttccatgatagtaatgtgaaatggcctctttggccctatccatggcctcataaatgaaacccattggcatgccctctccatccaccatacgaagaacccttaccaaaggttctgtcacctaaaaaaattaaaacaaattttaaattagtacaaaatcaacccctaaaaaataaaatcagcaaatagacaagattgtataaactttatttttgtgtttgttacttaccgcagtcaactcctctccacttttattgaacccttcatcaaaaacaatgctcacaatcttctctgcttcaggtctttttgagtatgcagaccccaaccaagcatctgacacaaacatctgcttaagatgaggaatggcactaagaatgctctgcaaagtgatgaagtggctagcaaatcgtgtcactccaggtcgcacaaggtccttgccatttgtgtgttttctcatcaaagcaagcacccaagtatggttgtagatgaatttggtgacactttttgcatcttcaaccaccttcttcacccatccaatcttcccaatgtcctctagcaccaagtccaagcaatgtgcagcacaaggactccatgtaatcgaaggatgcctctgcataagcattctacctgcagatacatatgcagctgcgttgtccgtgataatttggacaacattctcaactccaacttctcgaaccacaccatccaacagattacacaaagtctttgcattttttatttcatttgaggcatcgacagactttatgaataccattgcaccatttgaagccaccaagaagttgagaagagtcctattccgtccatctgtccatccattagataaaatgctgcatccttttctcttccaataccttttctgatcatcaaccacaccttctgtatttttcacagctttctctagcaatggcccactgaagtcatgacctgttggggccttaaaccccttacccgccactgtacatgcattaacaaaactttcccaatacacattgtttgctgcattgaaagatagattattgtaaaaccaaaagtttgaagctgctatccgtgcttgttcatgcttctctctattccatcctgtaccttcaagtgaaggttgtgcacctggaacattgcgtggtacaaaaaaattagggtctgatctaacaggagtgccactagcctcaccctcattgtcaccaaaagatgaaagtgactgacgaccctgactgtgaccaatgggacccgaagtggacaatgtgggattcattgcagctgccatggcttctcttgttttttgcctttcttccttatgcatatcattctcagcaagaatggccttcatctctctaataatttcaggagttgatttggggcatgcctccacaccatatccaggtatttgtgcaaggtggtattttaatctattgattccaccagtcatccattttgtgcattcggtgcaagtgacctccccctttttgcttcctgcaatcccatatttccaagctttatctctttgtcttcctgaccttggggttgcccttggagttgaacttgccattgctgatttaacatgaaaaaaaaaaaatcagcagggctttatggaaaatcaacaaaaaaaatgacaatgaatcatttgagaaaaatagcattcaaaaacaagaaaaaaaaagaggaaataacttaggaaagaatatagaaaaaaatttggcagcatatccccttgtttttcaagatttttttcaatttcaaaacaatgaaatgattcaaatgaaaaaaaaaaagaaagagaaaaaatccttacctagatctctcttgctgatttttccttcttccctctactcctccaaacccttctaacctgctatagccaaaaaaaaaccaaaatgaagtaaaaaattaaaaaaaaacttggtTTTAACCCTTTACGGGCGCATTTTTTTGGGCCCGCGAGTCCctgtgaaagactcgcgagtccgagcGAAAGACTCGTGCGAGTCTttgtgaaagactcgcgagtcttttgcagggactcgcctggactcgcctcgcgagtcctagGCGAGTCGACTCACGACGCcaaaggactcgcgagtccgtggggAGTCCGCGATTTTTAAAACTATGGTTTTACCTGACCCATCAAAATAAGGGATAGACATTTtaccaattttcctttgcaatTCACTGTTGTTCCCCCgctgtcctcttggcctatgtttcattcttaCATCCaaatattctctaaatgtcattATTGATCTGAATTCTTCTCCAGAGACTAACCAATCCTGGTGAATTTCCTCCTGTATTTCTCTTATTGTGGGTTCATTTTCAGGCTGCAAATTTCTAGCAGTAAAAGTAGGCATAAAAGGTCTAGCTGTTCCTGTTCTTTCTGGCTATTTATTAACAGTTTGATCATCTCTTCCCCCATTATTTCCCCcatcattttgatgttgattattatGTCTCCCATTATTTTGATTCTGACCAACATTATTAGCTATAAATTGGGTCATCAAATTTGTCATTCTGTTGACATTATCTTGCATATTTTGCTGACTTTTGATTAATGCTGCTAGAAGATCGCTATGGTTTTTCAGGTTCCCCCATATTGTTTGTTTCAAAAATAATTTCCTCGTCAGTTTCAGTATGGCTGTCCTCAATTTCAAACTGAATTGAAGAACTACTTTGTGCTATCGAAGAGTTTTGATATCTATTTTGTCTGGCTCTAGTACTCCGAAAATTATAATTTCCTTGGTGCATACTCAGCTGTGCATAGTTTATTTCATGTATTTTCAATTTCAAGACACCCGATAGGCTGGCAAGattctaatgctctgataccactgtaaaaatCCTATGATTCACGATCCTTAGTGTTCGAACTGTCTTCTGATAGTCAGGCATAATATGAAAAGCTTCAGATTCATCAAATACGCCGATACTCATAACACCACGTTTGAAGAATGAAAGTTTATATCAATCGGAACATATCTATGCCAACACTTCCTTAGTTCGATCCCACCATGAATAACATTGCAATAAAATTCCAATAGGCCAATTTATAATTGACGAAAGGAATACTCTGATTTCCTTATCGAAAACTACAGAGTTGAATAAAACTTTACTTCCAACTATCCAATCAAAATGATACCTTCTGCCCCTGTCTCTGCGAGCAATGACTTATTTAAAGCCAAGCCATCGGGAAAAATTCCTGTAGGAAAACCAATTTCAACAAAATGCCGCTAACACACCataattaatgatttaaataatagtttacactaatattttattatttaactaatatttaaATATTggcctttattaaaaaataaaaagaactaaactttaattataatatattagtaaAGTAAAGACTAATATTAAATAATGAAAGTTTATTTTTTATTCGAATAACCCAAAAGAAGTATTACTTttgaggggacattacaattgagcAATATGTCACTAGCATGAGCAATATGTCACTAGCATGAGCATAGTGTCAAATATTGTTAGGAATTCTTGTGCTTGAAGCACTTATTTATAGCTTACAAAATACCCGATTTTAATGGACTTACGATAATAATCTAGGTTACCCTAAGTTTTCGGGACGGGGGGATGGGGAAATGGGTTTacagtacaattttttttttcctggAACAAGGgacagctatatatatatatataatcaccaTCATAAGACATCATGAGTAGAATAATCATCAGAGATGTGCATATAGGAAATCATAATGTCATAATATCATAGAGCATCATATTAGTGTCCGTAACCATGATAAAATAATATGCTATCATCTAGATCACCATAAAATATCATCATAGCTATCATCAGACAAATCATCACAGAAATCACATGCATAAAAAGTCAAATAATACAACATTCAAGTCCGCGAAATGGTGACGGGCCCACAGAGCTGAATGGAGAACCTTTTTCATAGGGTCGCGACGACTAAGCTTTAACCACCGCTTGACCCTGTGATTTAGCAATAGACATTGCTGTTTCACAGCGATGAAATACAAAGGCGTTCTCAAGCCTAtgtatgtgtgtctatatatatatgttaattttgGGATCAGACTGATAAATTAGGATCAAACAGATGATagcaatgacaaaaaatcaaaacaatgaaCACAAGGAACACAAAAATactctgggaaaacctccctcttggaggtgaaaaacgcAGCTATaaatctcagatcttattatgcaataatcagTCAGTATCTTTACAATTCGGCTTGAAGCATTTAGAACAACAGTATATGCACAGTAGTATAATGAATCCAAACTAGGGCACGCACAACAGAATAATGAACTTATCTGCAGTATACTTGAATGCTAATCAAGGAAGACAGTTTGATGACCATTCGCTGATCATTGACACCATTTGCTGATCAAAGGAGACAATTTGCTGACCATAAATGAAATTCGCTCCTCCAAAGTCAATTCGTTGTTATTGAAGATGGATTCGCTGATCTTCAAGTGTATTTGCTGTCCCAGAATTGATTCGCTGTCCTTTGGGAATTGTTCGCTGCCCTTTAGATCATAATTCGCTGTCCTGCTGAAGGAATGTATTTTGCTGGTACTCTGCTGAAGGAGTTCGCTGAGGAATGAATTTATATTATGCTTGCATGAACCCCTGAATATATATGTAACTTAGCCACCTTATACACCTTTGGTCGGCTTCACAAATATGCTCAAAATTTGGCGCCcaatatagggtcagccctatTATACTTACAAGTTACAATGTTCAATATAGGGTTAGCCCTATTTACAAGTTACATTGCCCGTTACAAGTTACATTATAGGGTTGGCCCTATggcaattacaagttacatttaattTTACACATTAATGCAACTAAGaccgataggccaattagtcacccataggctaggtcggccctagaaggaatttgacctagctacaaacatcaacactccctcttagctagggaggactcCTCAATATCTGAATCACATAGTGACAACCACAATGGCTACTCTCAAGAATGAAAACAAGTGAatacaaccaccatggctactcccaaagggtgggtccatcatggctactcccatgaatggaaCAAGTGAACACAactaccatggctactcccagataGTGGGTCCATCATGGCGACTCCCATGAATGGAAACAAgtgaacacaagtgcccatcacaaaATCCTCAATGTGATGTTGTCATCTCATCATGACGtgcaccatggctactcccagagggtgaattacacaagtgctaagtcatggagtctctcacatgacatccaccatgcctactcgcagagggtggaacaagggttttcacctcaaacttctctcgcagagaacaATGCATTaccaagggcttgcacctcaaacttctctcgcagagaagaatgcattaacaaaatatttaagacgatgtggctccctctgaagctgaaatgacAGGGTCCCTTTGAAGCTGAAATGCCAGGCTCCCTCTAAAGCTGAAATgacatttcctccttttagaaCAAGAACCCTTCTGAGTTGACATTTGACCTTGGCTCCTCCTGAGGTGCCCTTATGTCAACTTCCGCAAAAGAAGCTAGAGGAGTAGACCTAAATTTGCACTCTCGAGCAATGTGGCCATACTTGTCACACTCAGTCCTATGGCAGCAAGCTGTGTCTCCATCCTTCAGCTTGCGAAGCTTCCTCACAAGATGCCTCAAGCTCTGTCTTCCTTGAATTTTTCAATCTCAGATAATTAATTCATCATTCATTTGCTTCTCGATCCAACCTGCATTTTAACAAGATTAATAATACTTTATATCAAACTACAAGTGAAGTAAGAGGCAAATATCATTGAAGGATCAATTAAAGAAGTAATATAACTTATCTTTGTTGATTCTGAAATATCTTCCTTTCATCTTTACTGCTCTGGGAAGTGCTAATCTCACCGCAAGAAGAAAGCAATCTGCTCAACTCAGATTTCTCAGACACATTATGCAGCTAGTATATTCAATATAGGACTAGGCCTCTCAAGGCACCATTACAATCCATGTACACAGAGAATGAAATCAATGTGACCAACCATCACAATCGAGTTGTAGTTCTCCTTTTATTTGTGAGACACTCTCAGAAATCTTCACAAATGAAGGTGAGGATAATACTCAGAAGGATATGCATGAGCTGAGTGAATCACAAGTACTAGCCCAAAGCATGTTAAACATTGGCCCTGCATAACAACCAGCCATAGCCATGGTTGGCTATCCAGCCTTTGCAACTGCACCATTTGCTACAGACTTTCCCAATGCCAACACTGTTATGCCCAATAAGGCTGGTGGCAACTTTAATATGATACCAAGCGCTAGTAGGTAACCTAGAAGCTTTCCAGCTACAAAGGAGATTAATAATACTTCATCCAATGCAAGTGAAGCATACAAGATTCACTAAtccaatgtaattgcatgaatttaTACTCTACATAAAATTCATGTTCATTAAttaaaggtacaaacaacaaaggaaTACTTATCTTTTATTGTTGGTACACCATTGTGCTAGATCTTTCCATCCACTCGCTCCTACGTTTTCTCCACAAACTCATCAGGCAACACGCTTATTCTTCATCCTCCCTATATTGTAACATCTTATTCTTGTGTTCTTAGCTGGTTATCTTCCTCTCGATTCGCCATGTTGGAGAATGAATCTTGTAAGTGTTGCCCCTTTCATGTGGTGGAAAAGTTCTTCATTCCATGCTCCACATTTCCTATTCCTTGCTTGCATCAAACCTATAATCTGCTTATTAGGGCGAACTTTGATGATGCAGGTCTGAATCTGGAAATCTGAATCAGGTCTGCTTAACTCACATTAGGGCTGCTGATGATTTCCTTCCAAATCAACCTCAAAACAGATACAAATGTTTCCCAGATTTGTTCATATCAAACCTTATAAATTCACACCCATGTTTGATATCCAAACTCACTTCCAGGAATAAGAAAATTGCTCCAGAATCTGATGAAGTTCGCTAGCTGGTGTCTAGGTCTTGATTTGTAAGTCTGGAAATGCACCTTCACTTGTGGAGATCGttttaaatcaaatcaaatattgCCTCCTTCAAAAGGTGAAGTAGGAGAGATGCTATCACATAGTTTGATCATAACTGAGTCaaccttggctttgataccatgttaattttgggATCAGATTGATAAATTAGGATTAG contains:
- the LOC131876349 gene encoding uncharacterized protein LOC131876349; this translates as MAGVITCIDKMTPDPELRDKVLDELEIYKSAEGRLFSSQLAIDRRGKQQPDLWWENYGAGTPNLQKIAIRVLSQPCSASGCERNWSVFESIHTKKRNRLSQKQLNDLVFVRYNLRLRVRQVEGVSHEAIDLDEIDPYGD